In Clostridium sp. SY8519, one genomic interval encodes:
- a CDS encoding DNA polymerase IV, protein MDRVIFHIDVNSAYLSWESMRRIQNGIPGPDLRTVPAAIGGDREMRHGIILAKSIPAKAYGVTTGEPVAQALRKCPNLILVPPDFALYQRCSAAFHEILHKYSPDVLKFSVDEAFMDMTGTRALFGPPVQAAYRIKNEIRDTLGFTVNVGISSNRLLAKMASDFEKPDKVHTLFPEEIQEKMWPLPVRDLFFVGKSTEKKLRTLGIHTIGELARTDEAILRGALKKHGTVLWKFANGQDASRIGRPAERKGYSNEMTTPFDVTDTETAHMFLLKIAEKLARRLRKADVQAGELSVILRYSDFTGSVHQRILTDATNVTDVIYRNACELFAESWDGSPVRLLGIGTGRLVGKEEGRQLSLFDTAEVEKRQKLDRAMDQIRKRYGDGAVQRASLCRPLEKKKSE, encoded by the coding sequence ATGGATCGGGTGATCTTTCATATTGATGTAAACAGCGCCTACCTCAGCTGGGAGTCCATGCGCCGGATACAAAACGGGATACCCGGGCCGGATCTGCGAACAGTTCCAGCTGCCATTGGAGGGGACCGGGAGATGCGTCACGGGATTATTCTGGCAAAATCCATACCGGCCAAAGCCTATGGCGTCACGACGGGAGAACCGGTTGCCCAGGCACTGCGCAAGTGTCCGAACCTGATTCTTGTGCCGCCGGATTTTGCGCTGTATCAGCGGTGCTCGGCCGCTTTTCATGAGATTCTGCACAAGTATTCGCCGGATGTGCTGAAATTTTCCGTCGATGAAGCTTTTATGGATATGACCGGCACCCGGGCGCTGTTCGGGCCGCCGGTTCAGGCGGCGTACCGCATCAAAAACGAGATCCGTGATACGCTGGGATTCACGGTAAATGTAGGAATATCCAGCAACCGTCTGCTGGCCAAGATGGCCAGTGATTTTGAAAAGCCGGATAAGGTGCATACGCTTTTTCCCGAGGAGATACAGGAAAAAATGTGGCCCCTTCCGGTACGGGATCTCTTTTTCGTGGGAAAATCCACAGAAAAGAAACTGCGGACCCTGGGGATCCATACCATCGGCGAACTGGCCCGGACGGACGAGGCGATTCTGCGGGGCGCCCTGAAAAAACACGGAACCGTTCTGTGGAAATTTGCCAACGGACAGGACGCTTCCAGAATCGGCAGGCCGGCAGAGCGCAAGGGGTACAGCAATGAAATGACCACGCCCTTTGATGTGACGGATACGGAAACGGCCCATATGTTTTTGCTGAAAATCGCGGAAAAGCTGGCCCGGCGGCTGCGAAAGGCAGACGTGCAGGCCGGGGAACTGTCTGTGATCCTGCGGTATTCGGATTTTACCGGATCGGTACACCAGCGGATCCTGACGGATGCCACCAATGTAACGGATGTGATTTACCGGAATGCCTGTGAACTCTTTGCGGAAAGCTGGGACGGCTCGCCGGTGCGCCTGCTTGGAATCGGCACCGGCCGCCTGGTCGGAAAGGAAGAGGGCAGACAGCTGTCCCTCTTTGATACGGCGGAAGTGGAAAAAAGACAGAAACTGGACCGGGCCATGGACCAGATCCGGAAACGCTACGGGGACGGCGCGGTGCAGCGGGCATCGCTCTGCCGTCCGTTGGAAAAGAAAAAGAGCGAGTAG
- the truA gene encoding tRNA pseudouridine(38-40) synthase TruA has product MKRIRLKVAYDGTNYCGWQIQKNGPTIEGELQKALKSLLGQDVRLTGASRTDAGVHSQGNIAVFDTEAKMPADKYAVALNQRLPEDIAVTDSCCVPGDWHPRHCESVKTYEYRILNRRYPDPNRRLNTYFYYRPLDLEAMRQAAAALEGTHDFRSFCSVHAQVETTVRTLYSCRVDRREDVVTIRVSGSGFLYNMVRIIAGTLIRVGSGQMAADAVPGILAACDREKAGPTAPPQGLTMIGIDYPQEAEE; this is encoded by the coding sequence ATGAAGAGAATTCGGCTGAAAGTAGCCTATGACGGAACAAATTACTGCGGCTGGCAGATTCAGAAGAACGGGCCGACCATTGAAGGAGAGCTGCAGAAAGCACTGAAGAGTCTGCTGGGACAGGATGTGAGACTGACCGGCGCCAGCAGAACGGACGCAGGCGTCCATTCCCAGGGAAATATCGCCGTCTTTGACACGGAGGCGAAAATGCCGGCAGACAAATACGCGGTGGCACTGAACCAGCGCCTGCCGGAGGACATCGCGGTGACGGACTCCTGCTGTGTGCCCGGAGACTGGCATCCCAGACACTGTGAAAGTGTGAAAACCTATGAATACCGGATCTTAAACCGCAGATATCCGGATCCGAACCGGCGTCTGAATACGTATTTTTATTACCGCCCCCTGGATCTGGAGGCCATGAGGCAGGCAGCGGCAGCGCTGGAAGGCACTCATGATTTCCGCTCCTTCTGTTCGGTGCATGCCCAGGTGGAGACGACGGTGCGCACCCTGTATTCCTGCCGGGTCGACCGGCGGGAGGATGTGGTGACCATCCGGGTAAGCGGCAGCGGATTTCTTTATAACATGGTCCGCATTATTGCGGGAACACTGATCCGGGTAGGCAGCGGACAGATGGCAGCTGATGCGGTTCCCGGCATTCTGGCAGCCTGTGACAGGGAAAAAGCGGGTCCTACCGCGCCGCCCCAGGGGCTGACAATGATCGGAATTGACTATCCGCAGGAAGCAGAGGAGTGA
- a CDS encoding energy-coupling factor transporter transmembrane component T, with product MLKDITIGQYYPGQTVLHRLDPRVKLAGAILYIVCVFLFHGIIGFLFLAAATVLLMGISGVPARRYLRGIRAIWPLIAITAGCNLVFSQGGTAVWQFGILRITPLSIHNSVFYSIRLVLLVVGTSVMTLTTSPNKLTDGMEAGLHGFAALGAPIHEIAMMMSIALRFIPILGDEAEKIKKAQLARCADFQEGNLIRRARGMLPILVPLFVSAFQRAQDLSLAMEARCYHGGTGRTKLHPLQYARRDYIGYGCILAALGVMIALRIRDLPFPV from the coding sequence ATGTTAAAAGATATTACAATCGGCCAGTATTATCCGGGACAGACGGTGCTGCACCGGCTGGACCCGCGGGTGAAACTGGCAGGCGCAATTTTATATATTGTCTGTGTGTTTCTGTTTCACGGAATCATCGGATTCCTTTTTCTGGCAGCGGCTACCGTTCTGCTGATGGGAATATCCGGCGTTCCGGCCCGGCGTTATCTCCGGGGAATCCGGGCGATCTGGCCCTTAATCGCCATTACAGCCGGATGCAACCTGGTGTTTTCCCAGGGGGGCACAGCGGTCTGGCAGTTTGGTATTCTGCGGATTACGCCCCTGAGTATTCACAATTCCGTATTTTATTCCATACGTCTGGTGCTTCTGGTTGTGGGGACTTCGGTAATGACACTGACCACATCGCCGAACAAACTGACAGACGGCATGGAAGCGGGGCTGCATGGATTTGCGGCCCTGGGCGCGCCGATTCATGAAATTGCCATGATGATGTCCATTGCGCTGCGGTTTATCCCGATTCTGGGGGATGAAGCGGAAAAAATCAAAAAAGCCCAGCTGGCACGCTGCGCGGATTTTCAGGAAGGAAATCTGATCCGGCGCGCCCGGGGGATGCTGCCGATTCTGGTACCCCTGTTTGTCTCGGCTTTCCAGCGCGCCCAGGATCTCTCCCTGGCCATGGAAGCGCGCTGCTATCACGGCGGAACAGGAAGAACGAAGCTGCATCCGCTGCAGTATGCCCGGCGTGACTATATCGGATACGGCTGCATTCTGGCTGCGCTGGGCGTGATGATCGCGCTCCGGATCCGGGATCTGCCGTTTCCTGTGTAA
- a CDS encoding energy-coupling factor transporter ATPase: protein MALELRHVDYVYDAGGPYEKQALTDISLSVEDGTFLCLIGQTGSGKSTLLQILGGLLLPTGGQVLCDGRDIHGKDFSMRRLREMIGMVFQYPEYQLFEATVLKDAAFGPKNLGASEEEALQRAREGLRLANLPEQYWEISPFELSGGEKRRAAIAGVLAMNPKILVMDEPTAGLDPKGRRELFAMLTRLHAGGMTIVLVSHSMEDVAEYAERAAVLQEGRLLFDGTPKEVFSHKEELEAIHLALPEAEYLARELAELGVPVDPGLTRFDEVKEAVLAALGRQ from the coding sequence ATGGCACTGGAACTCAGACATGTGGATTATGTGTATGATGCGGGAGGCCCCTATGAAAAGCAGGCTTTGACAGACATCAGCCTTTCCGTGGAAGACGGTACCTTTCTGTGCCTGATCGGGCAGACCGGGTCCGGCAAATCCACCCTGCTGCAGATTCTCGGCGGACTGCTGCTTCCCACTGGCGGACAGGTGCTCTGTGACGGCAGGGATATCCATGGAAAAGACTTCTCCATGCGCCGTCTGCGGGAGATGATCGGCATGGTATTTCAGTATCCGGAATATCAGCTGTTTGAGGCTACCGTTTTGAAAGACGCGGCCTTCGGACCGAAAAATCTGGGCGCTTCCGAAGAGGAGGCGCTGCAGCGCGCCAGGGAAGGGCTGCGCCTGGCAAATCTGCCGGAACAATACTGGGAAATCTCTCCCTTCGAACTTTCCGGCGGGGAGAAACGACGGGCGGCGATTGCAGGGGTGCTTGCCATGAATCCGAAAATACTGGTAATGGATGAACCGACGGCGGGACTGGATCCTAAGGGGCGCAGAGAATTATTTGCCATGCTGACCCGCCTCCACGCGGGCGGAATGACCATTGTCCTGGTGTCCCACAGCATGGAAGACGTGGCGGAATACGCGGAGCGGGCAGCCGTGCTGCAGGAAGGACGCCTGCTTTTTGACGGCACGCCGAAGGAGGTATTCTCCCATAAAGAGGAGCTGGAGGCGATTCATCTGGCCCTGCCGGAAGCGGAATATCTGGCGCGGGAGCTGGCAGAACTTGGCGTACCGGTGGATCCCGGCCTTACCAGGTTCGATGAGGTAAAGGAAGCGGTGCTTGCCGCGCTGGGCAGGCAGTAG
- a CDS encoding energy-coupling factor transporter ATPase, which translates to MAYIEAENVTHRFVRRNEEGNVIEEVHALDGVNLKVEQGSFAAVLGHNGSGKSTFARHVNVLLQPDSGRLTVNGMDTADDSCLWEIRQNAGMIFQNPDNQLVAGVVEEDVAFGPENIGLPTEEIARRVTEALGTVDMEAYRMHSPNLLSGGQKQRVAIAGVMAMRPDCMIFDESTAMLDPNGRKEVLETARRLNREEGVTVLWITHYMEEVVEADCIYVMDQGKVCMSGSPREIFAQVDALLALGLDVPPVTRLAYELRQAGIPLPEAVLTRQELAEAIAAERN; encoded by the coding sequence ATGGCGTATATTGAAGCGGAAAATGTAACCCACCGTTTTGTGCGGCGGAACGAAGAAGGAAACGTAATCGAAGAAGTACATGCGCTGGACGGCGTGAACCTGAAGGTGGAACAGGGAAGCTTTGCGGCAGTCCTCGGACACAACGGATCGGGGAAATCCACCTTTGCCAGACATGTGAATGTGCTGCTGCAGCCGGACAGCGGCCGGCTGACTGTGAATGGGATGGATACCGCCGACGATTCCTGTCTGTGGGAGATCCGTCAGAACGCGGGTATGATTTTTCAGAATCCGGACAATCAGCTGGTTGCGGGAGTAGTGGAAGAGGATGTTGCCTTCGGGCCGGAAAATATCGGACTGCCCACGGAAGAAATTGCCCGGAGAGTCACGGAGGCGCTGGGCACGGTGGATATGGAAGCCTACCGGATGCACTCGCCGAATCTGCTGTCCGGCGGGCAGAAACAGCGGGTTGCCATTGCAGGGGTCATGGCGATGCGGCCGGACTGCATGATCTTTGATGAATCCACGGCAATGCTGGATCCCAACGGCCGGAAAGAGGTCCTGGAGACAGCCCGGCGGCTGAACCGGGAAGAAGGGGTTACCGTGCTCTGGATCACACATTACATGGAAGAAGTGGTGGAGGCGGACTGCATTTACGTGATGGATCAGGGAAAGGTCTGCATGTCCGGGAGCCCCCGGGAAATCTTCGCGCAGGTGGACGCCCTGCTTGCCCTGGGACTGGATGTTCCGCCGGTGACCCGCCTGGCATACGAACTGCGGCAGGCGGGAATACCGCTGCCGGAGGCGGTTTTAACCCGACAGGAACTGGCGGAAGCGATTGCCGCAGAAAGGAATTGA
- the trmL gene encoding tRNA (uridine(34)/cytosine(34)/5-carboxymethylaminomethyluridine(34)-2'-O)-methyltransferase TrmL, producing MAHLNVVLYEPEIPFNTGNIGRTCVATGTRLHLIEPLGFRINAKELKRAGMDYWQDLDVTRYVNYQEFLDRNPGARIYMATTKGQNVYTEVSYEEDCYLMFGKESGGIPEEILAHHRAQCIRIPMMGDTRSLNLSNSVSIVLYEALRQNHFSQMNLQGHLTRFEDYIE from the coding sequence GTGGCACATTTAAACGTTGTACTGTATGAGCCGGAGATCCCGTTTAATACAGGAAATATCGGCAGAACCTGTGTAGCCACAGGAACCAGGCTGCATCTGATTGAGCCGCTGGGGTTCCGCATCAACGCAAAAGAGCTGAAGCGGGCCGGCATGGACTACTGGCAGGATCTGGATGTCACCCGATATGTGAATTATCAGGAATTTCTGGACCGGAATCCGGGAGCCAGAATTTATATGGCCACCACCAAAGGGCAGAATGTCTATACGGAGGTGTCCTATGAAGAGGACTGTTATCTCATGTTCGGCAAGGAGAGCGGCGGTATTCCGGAAGAAATCCTGGCGCACCACCGGGCGCAGTGCATACGGATCCCCATGATGGGGGATACCCGTTCGCTGAATCTGTCCAATTCCGTGTCCATTGTCCTTTACGAGGCGCTGCGGCAGAATCATTTTTCCCAGATGAATCTGCAGGGGCATCTGACCCGGTTTGAAGATTATATTGAATAA
- a CDS encoding aminotransferase class I/II-fold pyridoxal phosphate-dependent enzyme, translated as MRNPLSKVVTEIQPSGIRKFFDIVTEMKDAISLGVGEPDFDTPWFVRDEGIYSLEQGKTFYTSNSGLKELKQEIAAFLQRKYNLSYNYSDEIFVTVGGSEAIDLALRAMVDPGDEVLIPQPSYVSYLPCAKLAGAVPVPIELKAENEFRLTREELENAITPKTKILVLPFPNNPTGAVMEQKDLDAIYDVIVANDLFVITDEIYSELTYTGTGHVSIASMPGMKDRTIYINGLSKSHAMTGWRIGYACGPEVIISQMLKIHQFAIMCAPTTSQYAAVAALRDGDEDVAHMRDEYNGRRRYLLHRFKKMGLECFEPYGAFYTFPCIKEFGMSSDDFALKLLEEEKVAVVPGTAFGDCGEGFLRISYAYSMDNLKEALDRIESFIGRLREA; from the coding sequence ATGAGAAACCCATTATCAAAAGTAGTAACAGAGATACAGCCTTCGGGGATCCGCAAGTTCTTCGATATTGTTACCGAGATGAAGGACGCGATTTCTCTGGGCGTCGGCGAACCGGATTTTGATACGCCCTGGTTTGTACGGGACGAGGGAATCTATTCCCTGGAACAGGGAAAGACCTTCTATACCTCCAATTCCGGCCTGAAAGAACTGAAACAGGAAATTGCGGCGTTTCTTCAGAGAAAGTACAACCTGAGCTATAACTATTCGGATGAGATTTTTGTCACGGTCGGCGGAAGCGAAGCCATTGACCTGGCGCTGCGCGCCATGGTGGATCCGGGGGATGAAGTGCTGATTCCCCAGCCGAGCTATGTGTCCTACCTGCCCTGCGCCAAACTAGCGGGAGCTGTACCCGTACCCATTGAGCTGAAAGCGGAGAACGAGTTCCGTCTGACCCGGGAAGAGCTGGAAAATGCCATCACACCGAAGACCAAGATCCTGGTGCTTCCCTTCCCGAACAACCCGACGGGGGCTGTTATGGAACAGAAGGACCTGGATGCCATCTATGACGTGATCGTAGCCAATGACCTCTTTGTCATTACCGATGAGATTTATTCCGAGCTTACCTATACAGGCACAGGACATGTATCCATTGCCTCCATGCCGGGCATGAAGGACCGCACGATTTATATTAACGGTCTGTCCAAATCCCATGCCATGACCGGCTGGAGAATCGGCTATGCCTGCGGACCGGAAGTGATCATCAGCCAGATGCTAAAGATCCATCAGTTCGCCATTATGTGCGCGCCGACGACCAGCCAGTATGCGGCAGTTGCCGCTTTGCGGGACGGAGACGAGGATGTGGCGCATATGCGGGACGAATACAACGGCCGCCGCCGTTATCTGCTGCATCGCTTCAAAAAGATGGGACTGGAGTGCTTTGAGCCCTACGGCGCTTTCTATACCTTCCCTTGTATCAAAGAATTCGGCATGTCTTCCGATGATTTTGCGTTAAAACTGCTGGAAGAAGAGAAAGTGGCAGTTGTGCCCGGCACCGCCTTCGGCGACTGCGGCGAAGGCTTTCTGCGTATTTCCTACGCGTATTCCATGGACAACCTGAAGGAAGCGCTGGATCGGATTGAATCCTTTATAGGGAGACTGCGGGAGGCATAA
- a CDS encoding Lrp/AsnC family transcriptional regulator encodes MREKILSYLEKNSRVGIDELAVILGEDEIIVANEIKAMEEENIIVGFHTLINWDKTNIEQVTGLIEVSCTPQRGQGFDSIAERIYNYPEVKAVYLISGSFDLLITIEGKSLREVAMFVSEKLSPMDSITGTKTNFILKKYKDHGTVMVGRKKDERMLMTP; translated from the coding sequence ATCAGAGAGAAGATCCTGTCTTATCTGGAAAAAAACAGCCGTGTAGGCATTGACGAACTGGCTGTCATTCTGGGAGAGGATGAAATAATCGTAGCCAATGAAATCAAAGCGATGGAAGAAGAAAATATCATCGTAGGTTTCCATACACTGATTAACTGGGACAAAACCAACATCGAACAGGTCACCGGACTGATTGAAGTCAGCTGCACGCCCCAGCGGGGTCAGGGGTTTGACAGCATTGCGGAGCGGATCTACAACTATCCGGAAGTCAAGGCAGTTTACCTGATCTCCGGAAGCTTTGACCTGCTGATTACCATTGAGGGCAAAAGCCTGCGGGAAGTAGCCATGTTTGTGTCCGAAAAACTGTCCCCCATGGACAGCATTACCGGAACCAAGACCAACTTTATTTTAAAGAAGTACAAAGACCATGGCACGGTTATGGTAGGCAGGAAAAAAGATGAAAGGATGTTGATGACCCCATGA
- a CDS encoding AIR synthase family protein, which translates to MKIGKLPESVLKRSIFRQLHTTRAEVLSGAAVGEDCAAVELAEGEVFVLSTDPITGTVTDIGKLSVLVTLNDIASAGAEPVGLLMTMLLPPETEEAEIRAMVRQMEEECARYQVQIMGGHTEVTRAVNQPLISVTGVGKAPKDKLLKSGGAVPGDDVVITKWIALEGTSILAKEKEAELLTRYPADLINTAKGFDRYLSVVPEAAIAVKSGVHAMHDVTEGGIFGALWEVAEASGVGLEIDFKKIPIRQESVEICEFFHINPYELISSGSMLMAAPDGTGLVRALEKAGIPAAVVGKITDGNDRILEQEDERRFLEPPKTDEIYKVV; encoded by the coding sequence ATGAAAATTGGCAAATTACCGGAAAGCGTGCTGAAACGCTCCATTTTCCGACAGCTGCATACGACACGAGCGGAGGTGCTCTCCGGCGCGGCCGTCGGAGAGGACTGCGCGGCAGTTGAGCTGGCAGAGGGAGAAGTATTTGTGCTGTCCACAGACCCGATTACAGGTACGGTGACAGATATCGGCAAACTTTCCGTATTAGTGACTCTGAATGATATTGCGTCAGCCGGCGCGGAACCGGTAGGCCTGCTGATGACGATGCTGCTTCCGCCTGAGACAGAGGAAGCGGAGATCCGTGCCATGGTGCGGCAGATGGAGGAAGAATGTGCCCGCTATCAGGTGCAGATTATGGGCGGACACACCGAAGTCACCCGGGCGGTGAATCAGCCGCTGATCTCCGTGACAGGTGTGGGCAAAGCGCCGAAAGACAAACTGCTCAAAAGCGGCGGCGCGGTACCCGGAGATGATGTGGTGATCACCAAATGGATTGCCTTAGAGGGGACGTCCATCCTTGCCAAGGAGAAGGAAGCGGAACTTCTGACCCGCTATCCTGCGGATCTGATCAATACAGCCAAAGGCTTTGACCGGTATCTTTCGGTTGTGCCGGAGGCCGCGATCGCGGTGAAGTCTGGCGTCCATGCGATGCATGACGTAACGGAAGGAGGCATCTTCGGTGCCCTCTGGGAAGTTGCGGAGGCATCGGGCGTCGGACTTGAAATCGATTTCAAAAAAATCCCGATCCGTCAGGAATCGGTGGAAATCTGCGAATTTTTCCATATCAACCCCTATGAATTGATCTCCAGCGGCAGCATGCTGATGGCGGCACCAGATGGCACCGGACTGGTACGCGCGCTGGAAAAAGCCGGCATTCCGGCAGCAGTTGTGGGTAAGATAACCGATGGAAATGACCGGATTCTGGAGCAGGAAGACGAGCGCAGATTTCTGGAACCTCCGAAAACAGACGAAATTTACAAAGTCGTATAA
- a CDS encoding VanW family protein → MKKSTKAVLGVVLAAAAAGAACIGGMASYVHRHSGESGRLSQHVAIGRVVSAGTSEQEAERRIRTYVDGLQEEPVTLQAGSRQIKTTAGELGLSWKNTDVVKQAVSYGKTGSLFTRFRQIRSLKDGKKTYPIVLASDPDRVERVIDRAGSRLTSKAVNYRLVEKKGRLTVAGGKKGWSVDTDGSVQAVDACFAKGWRENPSIELKTVTIQPRGSREELSKIKDVLGTFSTDYSSSPSGRKANLANGAKKINGTLLEPGETFSVYAACQPFTKENGYEIAHAFENGTTVDSVGGGICQVSTTLYNAVIRAELEIVERSGHSMRVHYVDASADAAIAGTSKDMKFRNNQKNPVYISGKTDGSRITFTVYGVETRPKNRRVSFESQITGTIPSATKLVASGAPVGSVSLTSGGSSGATARLWKVVKVNGKVTSRTQFNSTTYRSTPSTYAVGTASANPQASSAMRAAVGSQSLSAARAAAARWRNAPVQKPDTDPKKKTDKDAGKKPADSKKDSKSADSGKKTSGSKGNSEKKTSGKGTSEKKTSGSGSSGKKSAGSGKASGKKAA, encoded by the coding sequence ATGAAAAAAAGCACTAAAGCAGTACTTGGCGTGGTTCTTGCCGCAGCGGCGGCCGGCGCTGCCTGTATAGGCGGCATGGCTTCCTATGTACACAGGCACAGCGGCGAAAGCGGCAGACTCAGTCAGCATGTGGCGATTGGCCGCGTGGTTTCCGCAGGCACTTCGGAACAGGAGGCAGAGCGCAGGATCCGGACTTATGTGGACGGACTGCAGGAGGAACCGGTGACGCTGCAGGCCGGCAGCAGGCAGATAAAGACGACAGCCGGGGAGCTGGGACTGTCCTGGAAGAATACAGATGTGGTAAAACAGGCGGTGTCCTATGGCAAAACCGGCAGTCTGTTCACACGGTTTCGCCAGATCCGCAGCCTGAAGGACGGGAAAAAGACATATCCCATCGTGCTGGCTTCCGATCCCGACCGGGTGGAGCGCGTGATTGACCGGGCAGGCAGCCGCCTGACCAGCAAGGCCGTGAACTACCGCCTTGTGGAGAAAAAAGGCCGTCTGACAGTGGCCGGCGGGAAGAAGGGCTGGTCCGTGGATACGGACGGATCCGTACAGGCGGTGGATGCCTGCTTCGCGAAAGGGTGGAGGGAAAATCCTTCCATCGAGCTGAAAACCGTCACCATACAGCCCAGGGGTTCCCGGGAAGAACTGAGCAAAATCAAAGACGTGCTGGGAACGTTTTCCACAGATTATTCGTCTTCTCCCTCCGGAAGAAAGGCAAACCTGGCCAACGGGGCGAAAAAGATCAACGGAACCCTCCTGGAACCGGGCGAAACTTTTTCCGTCTATGCGGCCTGTCAGCCCTTTACCAAAGAAAACGGATATGAGATCGCCCACGCCTTCGAAAACGGTACAACCGTGGACTCCGTAGGCGGCGGGATCTGCCAGGTGTCCACGACTTTATACAACGCGGTGATCCGCGCGGAGCTGGAGATTGTGGAACGCTCGGGCCATTCCATGCGGGTGCATTATGTGGACGCTTCCGCGGACGCGGCCATCGCAGGCACATCCAAAGATATGAAATTCCGGAACAATCAGAAGAATCCGGTATACATTTCCGGAAAAACAGACGGTTCCAGGATTACCTTCACTGTATACGGGGTGGAGACACGGCCGAAGAACCGCAGGGTGTCCTTTGAAAGCCAGATCACCGGAACCATTCCTTCGGCCACAAAGCTGGTTGCCAGCGGCGCGCCGGTGGGGTCCGTTTCCCTGACATCCGGAGGAAGCTCCGGCGCCACGGCCCGTTTATGGAAAGTGGTCAAAGTCAACGGAAAGGTAACGAGCAGAACGCAGTTCAATTCCACCACCTACCGTTCGACCCCGTCCACGTACGCAGTGGGAACAGCCTCCGCCAATCCCCAGGCCAGCAGTGCCATGCGGGCGGCCGTAGGCTCCCAGAGCCTGTCCGCGGCCAGGGCGGCGGCAGCTCGCTGGAGAAACGCGCCGGTACAGAAACCGGACACTGATCCGAAGAAAAAAACAGACAAAGATGCCGGCAAAAAACCGGCAGACAGCAAAAAAGATTCCAAATCGGCAGATTCCGGAAAGAAGACATCGGGCAGCAAGGGGAATTCGGAAAAGAAGACTTCCGGCAAAGGGACGTCTGAAAAGAAGACCTCCGGCAGCGGCTCCTCCGGGAAAAAATCTGCCGGCAGCGGAAAAGCTTCCGGCAAGAAGGCTGCCTGA
- a CDS encoding 3'-5' exonuclease, whose protein sequence is MGRTEEEYIAVDLEMTGLRVTRDRIIEIGAVRVKNGTLTETFSSFLNAHRRLETKITELTGITDRMLAEAPEQEEVIREFLEFAGECTLIGHNLIFDYAFLKQAAVNQGLTFERTGIDTLKLARRLLPAEQKKTLGALEEYFSLHPQRQHRALDDAMASARIYLRLKEQYGTEDPDIFMPKPLCYAVKKQTPITPPQKRDLNHLIMYHKINTNMDLDHLTRSEASRMIDQIHAKYGRIDEKKH, encoded by the coding sequence ATGGGACGGACAGAGGAAGAATATATCGCGGTGGATCTGGAAATGACCGGCCTGCGTGTAACGAGAGACAGAATCATCGAAATCGGCGCGGTGCGCGTGAAAAACGGGACACTGACAGAGACGTTTTCCAGTTTCCTCAATGCGCACCGCAGGCTGGAGACGAAGATTACAGAACTGACGGGGATTACGGACAGGATGCTGGCGGAGGCGCCGGAGCAGGAGGAGGTAATCCGCGAATTTCTGGAATTTGCCGGAGAATGTACGCTGATCGGGCACAATCTGATCTTTGACTACGCGTTTCTGAAGCAGGCAGCGGTCAACCAGGGACTGACATTTGAACGAACAGGCATTGATACGCTGAAACTGGCCCGCCGCCTGCTTCCGGCAGAACAGAAAAAAACGCTTGGCGCGCTGGAGGAGTATTTTTCCCTGCATCCGCAGCGGCAGCACCGGGCGCTGGATGACGCCATGGCCAGCGCACGGATCTATCTGCGGCTGAAGGAACAGTACGGAACAGAAGATCCGGATATTTTTATGCCGAAGCCGCTCTGTTACGCGGTTAAAAAGCAGACGCCAATTACGCCGCCGCAAAAAAGGGACTTGAATCATCTGATAATGTATCATAAAATAAACACTAATATGGACCTTGATCATCTGACCAGAAGCGAAGCTTCCCGGATGATTGACCAGATTCATGCAAAATACGGGAGAATAGATGAAAAAAAGCACTAA